A section of the Streptomyces sp. NBC_01591 genome encodes:
- a CDS encoding ABC transporter substrate-binding protein — MRSVRLRILAILAVLVIAGVVAWQLLSSDEVKNDPVAVGTTDEVTSLDPAGAYDAGSWAMYSNIYQSLMTFKSGAVVPEPDAAESCGFIGQKLQTYQCKLRDDLTFSNGRKITAEDVKYSIERMIEIKTDVGPWVLFPSLKNVVADGRTITFNLSTRDATFPQKLATGAGSIVDRESYPADKLRKGNTVDGSGPYLLKTYRSGEIAELVPNPLYKGALSKTGAPVTVHYYGKSDELQAAWKAKLLDVTHRELPPATLAELNPGDPDLRVTEADSAEIRNLVFNVRPGSPLAEKKVRQAIASIIDRGPLVTGVYKSTVEPLYSLIPQGYIGHSTPFFDAYPSPDPARAKKLLAEAGVQTPLNISFGYGGGNETSAKETAELRRQLEADGLFKVKVHAVDWLKFQKEYAAGKYDAYTVGWLPDYPDSDTFSQPLVGRNNSLHNGYSSKKVDSLISSTLQYSDRGRTAVDFKELQAQVGEDVPLVPLWQKKDYVVSTTDVSGSQYLSDGTGLWRLWELKRI, encoded by the coding sequence ATGCGGTCGGTCCGGCTACGGATTCTCGCGATTCTCGCGGTTTTGGTCATCGCAGGCGTTGTCGCCTGGCAGCTGCTCTCCTCGGACGAGGTGAAGAACGACCCCGTCGCGGTCGGCACGACGGACGAGGTCACCTCGCTCGACCCGGCCGGTGCGTACGACGCGGGTTCCTGGGCGATGTACAGCAACATCTACCAGTCCCTGATGACGTTCAAGTCCGGGGCGGTCGTGCCCGAGCCCGACGCCGCCGAGAGCTGCGGGTTCATCGGCCAGAAGCTCCAGACGTACCAGTGCAAGCTCCGCGACGACCTGACGTTCTCCAACGGACGCAAGATCACGGCCGAGGACGTCAAGTACTCCATCGAGCGCATGATCGAGATCAAGACGGACGTCGGTCCCTGGGTGCTCTTCCCGAGCCTCAAGAACGTGGTGGCCGACGGCCGCACCATCACCTTCAACCTCTCCACGCGCGACGCGACCTTCCCGCAGAAGCTCGCCACCGGAGCCGGTTCGATCGTCGACCGCGAGTCGTACCCGGCGGACAAGCTCCGCAAGGGCAACACCGTCGACGGCTCGGGTCCGTATCTCCTGAAGACGTACCGGTCGGGCGAGATCGCCGAACTGGTCCCCAACCCCCTCTACAAGGGCGCGCTGAGCAAGACCGGTGCCCCGGTCACCGTGCACTACTACGGCAAGTCGGACGAGCTCCAGGCCGCCTGGAAGGCCAAGCTGCTCGACGTCACGCACCGCGAACTGCCGCCGGCCACGCTCGCCGAGCTGAACCCCGGTGACCCCGACCTGCGCGTCACCGAGGCGGACAGCGCCGAGATCCGCAACCTCGTCTTCAACGTCCGGCCCGGCTCCCCGCTGGCCGAGAAGAAGGTCCGGCAGGCCATCGCCTCGATCATCGACCGCGGGCCGCTGGTGACCGGTGTCTACAAGAGCACGGTCGAGCCGCTCTACTCGCTGATCCCGCAGGGCTACATCGGGCACAGCACACCGTTCTTCGACGCCTACCCCTCGCCCGACCCGGCGCGCGCCAAGAAGCTGTTGGCGGAAGCCGGCGTGCAGACGCCGCTGAACATCAGCTTCGGCTACGGCGGCGGCAACGAGACGTCCGCGAAGGAGACCGCGGAGCTCCGCCGCCAGCTGGAGGCCGACGGGCTGTTCAAGGTCAAGGTCCACGCCGTCGACTGGTTGAAGTTCCAGAAGGAGTACGCGGCCGGCAAGTACGACGCGTACACGGTCGGCTGGCTCCCCGACTACCCGGACTCCGACACCTTCAGCCAGCCGCTGGTCGGCCGCAACAACAGCCTCCACAACGGCTACTCCAGCAAGAAGGTGGACAGCCTGATCAGCTCCACGCTGCAGTACAGCGACCGCGGGCGCACCGCGGTGGACTTCAAGGAGCTCCAGGCGCAGGTCGGCGAGGACGTGCCGCTGGTCCCGCTGTGGCAGAAGAAGGACTACGTCGTCAGCACGACGGACGTCTCCGGTTCGCAGTACCTCTCGGACGGCACCGGCCTCTGGCGGCTCTGGGAACTGAAGCGGATCTGA
- a CDS encoding TetR/AcrR family transcriptional regulator, giving the protein MVKEAKDVKEAKAPKSEQTRTLILETALRLFQERGYDKTTMRAIAQEAGVSVGNAYYYFTNKEHLVQGFYDRLAAEHAAAVQPVLDGDGDLAVRMRGVLLTWLDVAEPYHRFAAQFFKNAADPESPLSPFSAESVAAREAAISIHRRCLDGSDAKTDPELAELLPQLMWLMQMGLVLYWVYDRTEHTERSRRLVERSAPIGARAIALSRFRVLRPLVRQVHDVLEEFLPGAAKSGTSKPGTAKSGTPKPGTAKSRSRGRSGGSA; this is encoded by the coding sequence GTGGTGAAGGAAGCGAAGGACGTGAAGGAAGCCAAGGCTCCCAAGAGCGAGCAGACCCGCACACTCATCCTCGAAACGGCGCTCCGGCTCTTCCAGGAACGCGGCTACGACAAGACGACGATGCGGGCCATCGCCCAGGAGGCAGGCGTCTCCGTGGGGAACGCCTACTACTACTTCACGAACAAGGAGCACCTCGTCCAGGGCTTCTACGACCGGCTCGCCGCCGAGCACGCGGCGGCCGTGCAGCCGGTCCTGGACGGCGACGGGGACCTCGCGGTGCGCATGCGCGGGGTCCTGCTCACCTGGCTGGACGTGGCGGAGCCGTACCACCGCTTCGCCGCCCAGTTCTTCAAGAACGCCGCCGACCCGGAGAGTCCGCTCAGCCCCTTCTCGGCGGAGTCGGTGGCGGCCCGCGAGGCGGCGATCTCCATCCACCGGCGATGCCTGGACGGATCCGACGCCAAGACCGACCCCGAACTGGCTGAGCTGCTGCCGCAGTTGATGTGGCTGATGCAGATGGGCCTGGTGCTGTACTGGGTGTACGACCGGACGGAGCACACCGAACGCAGCCGCCGCCTGGTCGAGCGCTCCGCCCCGATCGGCGCCCGCGCCATCGCGCTCTCCCGGTTCCGGGTGCTGCGGCCGCTGGTGCGGCAGGTCCACGATGTGCTGGAGGAGTTCCTGCCCGGCGCGGCGAAGTCCGGCACCTCGAAGCCAGGCACGGCGAAGTCCGGCACGCCGAAGCCAGGCACCGCGAAGTCCCGGAGCCGGGGCCGGTCCGGCGGATCGGCGTAG
- a CDS encoding thiol-disulfide oxidoreductase DCC family protein, translating into MTDGSGGQRLSVERLTVLYDARCSLCLHLRQWLMKQRQLVPLDLVPAASEEARRRFPGLDHAGTLDEITVIGDRGQIYRGTSAWIVCLWALAEHRPRAHWLTTPAGRPFARATVLAAAKYRSLTAAPCGQGGGDGACTVPGSEG; encoded by the coding sequence GTGACGGACGGATCCGGCGGGCAGCGGCTCTCCGTCGAGCGCCTCACGGTGCTGTACGACGCGCGGTGCTCGCTCTGCCTCCATCTGCGGCAGTGGCTGATGAAGCAACGTCAGCTCGTCCCGCTCGACCTCGTCCCGGCGGCCTCCGAGGAGGCGCGCCGCCGCTTCCCCGGGCTCGATCACGCCGGGACGCTGGACGAGATCACGGTGATCGGCGACCGGGGGCAGATCTACCGCGGGACCTCCGCGTGGATCGTCTGCCTCTGGGCGCTGGCCGAGCACCGGCCCAGGGCCCACTGGCTGACCACCCCGGCGGGCCGTCCGTTCGCCCGGGCCACCGTGCTCGCCGCCGCGAAGTACCGGTCCCTGACCGCAGCACCGTGCGGTCAGGGCGGCGGGGACGGTGCTTGTACGGTCCCCGGATCCGAGGGCTGA